One segment of Candidatus Micrarchaeum acidiphilum ARMAN-2 DNA contains the following:
- a CDS encoding Radical SAM domain protein, whose product MKNGIIVLATPAPISHRTPEENLGLGYLAAVLRQKGYNTIIVDGWLSNMSYSEIASNILNYKNIIWVGFSSYRSNMAQTMKSVEIIKAADKSIPIVVGGYGPTFDAEIFLKRGADVAVRGEAENIVTKLTEHFISGLPSLSNIEGISFFDGHSIVNNKPLQKISNLDSLPFPARDTMGSVLKRRIPVHVLSARGCMANCIFCSITSFWHLSSGPQWRQRSIKNFVDELEFLSKQGVRHFKVVDDSMLEPPRGLKWCRELADEIIARNLSIRLRSSVRADRVNEDIVRELSRAGFFSFSCGIENFSNSALKRMNKTATLEQNLTALNAFKKYKIYVQAGHILFDYGTTLDELWENLRYMEKYIWIISKGVFTEMYAADNTPYTRLLQKKGLFVRDESGLGNNKYFVQDQSARNVYDALKEWHKNHMKLYDKAIDPLSSPKALEEDELASIYQLYIKLHKKDIEIFKALMKMANYNEKREILLDFVKNEIVQSAEWYNNIDAAVNRLYEKFGLIYDAMENPFIY is encoded by the coding sequence ATGAAAAACGGCATAATTGTATTAGCTACCCCTGCTCCAATATCTCATCGTACACCAGAAGAGAATTTAGGTTTGGGTTATTTAGCAGCGGTATTACGTCAAAAAGGTTATAATACTATCATAGTTGATGGCTGGCTTTCTAATATGTCCTATAGTGAAATAGCGTCAAATATACTCAATTACAAAAATATAATATGGGTGGGCTTCTCTTCCTACAGATCAAATATGGCCCAAACAATGAAAAGCGTAGAAATAATAAAGGCAGCCGATAAGTCGATTCCAATAGTTGTTGGCGGTTATGGTCCAACTTTCGACGCCGAAATCTTCTTAAAACGTGGAGCAGATGTGGCAGTAAGGGGCGAAGCAGAAAATATCGTTACGAAACTGACTGAACACTTCATATCTGGATTACCTTCGCTTAGCAATATAGAAGGGATAAGTTTTTTTGACGGGCATTCAATAGTGAATAACAAACCACTGCAAAAAATATCCAATCTAGATTCTTTACCGTTTCCTGCTAGAGACACAATGGGCAGTGTATTAAAGCGAAGAATCCCAGTTCATGTTTTGAGCGCAAGGGGTTGCATGGCCAACTGCATATTTTGCTCTATAACATCGTTCTGGCACCTGTCAAGCGGGCCGCAATGGAGGCAAAGATCTATAAAAAATTTTGTAGATGAACTGGAGTTCCTTTCAAAACAGGGAGTACGCCATTTTAAAGTTGTAGACGACAGTATGTTGGAACCTCCCAGGGGCTTGAAATGGTGCCGCGAACTAGCTGATGAAATTATAGCCAGAAACCTTTCTATAAGACTTCGCAGTTCTGTTAGGGCGGATAGGGTAAATGAAGATATAGTCAGAGAATTATCAAGAGCAGGTTTTTTTTCATTTTCTTGCGGCATAGAAAACTTTTCCAATTCCGCACTCAAACGCATGAATAAGACAGCCACACTTGAGCAGAATCTAACGGCCCTAAATGCTTTTAAGAAATATAAAATATATGTCCAGGCTGGCCATATCTTATTTGACTACGGAACTACATTGGATGAACTTTGGGAAAATTTAAGATATATGGAAAAGTACATATGGATAATAAGCAAAGGTGTTTTCACAGAAATGTACGCAGCAGATAATACCCCATACACGAGGTTACTACAAAAAAAAGGTCTGTTTGTGCGCGATGAAAGTGGCCTAGGCAACAATAAATATTTTGTACAGGATCAGAGCGCGCGTAATGTCTACGACGCACTTAAAGAGTGGCACAAGAACCACATGAAATTATATGATAAGGCTATAGACCCCCTTTCAAGTCCAAAAGCATTAGAAGAGGACGAACTCGCATCCATATACCAACTTTACATAAAGTTACATAAAAAAGACATTGAAATATTTAAAGCTCTCATGAAAATGGCCAATTACAACGAAAAACGTGAAATTTTGTTGGACTTTGTAAAAAACGAAATAGTGCAAAGCGCGGAATGGTACAATAACATAGATGCTGCAGTAAACCGTCTATATGAAAAATTCGGGTTGATCTATGACGCAATGGAAAATCCTTTTATATATTAA
- a CDS encoding Malate dehydrogenase, producing MGKFKDKYYSAPPAFNFEDVMLLPGLAKTEPKNIDITSRFSKGIKLKVPLISSPMDSVTESSMAVAIAREGGIGVIHRNCSLEEELAMVKSVKRAESFIIRDVVTIGKTAKVSEADELMQKHGISGLPVVDSGKLIGIITGRDVRSNEPGSTVEEAMTKDVISASEGITEAEAISLLKQHRIEKLPVVDSKGNLKGLITYKDVTLRDTYKNALRDEEGRLRVAAAVSPFDLERAKVLAKHADALIVDVAHFHNNAVIEATKKIIVATGAEVIIGNLGTINGVRESIDRLGDGVAGLRMGIGSGSICITSDVTKAGSPTLFAVSQAADALDEIGMKIPIIADGGIRTAGDVALAFAFGASAAMLGYGFAGCDESPAPKISLDGKYYKIHRGMGSAAAKAKRAAVDRYADSGGKNVDEGIEILVPYRGSVSEVVNWYVAGIRAAMGYAGVSNIPEMADAKVAQHHEKPKDVIKKL from the coding sequence ATGGGAAAATTCAAGGACAAATATTATTCGGCTCCTCCCGCCTTCAACTTTGAAGACGTAATGCTGCTTCCGGGGCTTGCCAAGACCGAGCCCAAAAACATAGACATCACGAGCAGGTTCTCTAAAGGCATAAAGCTGAAGGTCCCGCTTATATCTTCTCCTATGGACTCTGTAACCGAATCCAGCATGGCTGTAGCCATTGCCAGGGAAGGCGGAATCGGCGTAATACACAGGAACTGCAGCCTAGAAGAGGAACTTGCCATGGTCAAGTCTGTAAAAAGGGCAGAATCGTTCATAATAAGAGACGTTGTAACTATAGGCAAGACTGCGAAGGTAAGCGAAGCCGACGAACTGATGCAGAAGCACGGCATATCCGGCTTGCCGGTGGTTGATTCTGGGAAACTGATAGGAATAATAACGGGCAGGGATGTGCGCTCCAACGAGCCTGGTTCTACTGTAGAAGAAGCTATGACCAAGGATGTAATAAGCGCCTCTGAAGGCATAACCGAAGCTGAGGCAATATCGCTACTTAAGCAGCACAGGATAGAGAAGCTACCAGTGGTAGATTCAAAGGGCAATCTAAAAGGGCTTATAACCTACAAGGACGTGACGCTAAGGGACACCTACAAGAATGCCTTGCGCGACGAAGAGGGCAGGCTTAGGGTGGCAGCCGCGGTATCTCCTTTCGACTTGGAGCGTGCCAAAGTCCTTGCCAAACACGCAGACGCGTTGATCGTAGATGTTGCGCACTTCCACAACAATGCTGTAATCGAAGCTACAAAAAAGATAATTGTCGCAACGGGTGCAGAAGTCATAATAGGAAACCTCGGCACAATAAACGGAGTCAGGGAGTCAATAGACAGACTAGGCGATGGAGTTGCCGGGTTAAGGATGGGTATAGGCAGCGGTTCAATATGCATAACCAGCGATGTGACCAAGGCAGGCTCGCCAACGCTGTTCGCAGTATCACAGGCGGCAGATGCTCTGGACGAAATAGGCATGAAAATACCCATAATAGCAGACGGGGGCATAAGGACTGCTGGTGACGTGGCGCTTGCATTCGCTTTCGGCGCCTCCGCCGCAATGCTTGGCTATGGTTTTGCCGGCTGCGATGAAAGCCCCGCCCCAAAAATAAGCCTAGACGGGAAATACTACAAAATCCACAGAGGAATGGGTAGCGCCGCAGCAAAAGCAAAGAGGGCAGCTGTGGACAGGTACGCTGATTCTGGAGGCAAAAACGTAGACGAGGGCATAGAAATCCTGGTTCCGTACCGCGGCAGCGTTTCTGAAGTGGTAAACTGGTACGTTGCAGGCATAAGGGCTGCAATGGGCTATGCTGGTGTCTCTAACATACCAGAAATGGCTGACGCAAAAGTAGCTCAACATCACGAAAAGCCAAAAGACGTCATAAAGAAGCTTTGA
- a CDS encoding Radical SAM domain protein — MLEYTNNAPEISYKEYDPLEHYKGSVGPTNEFGDAIETQPDIKNVGWTIGNECPYRCKHCYSMSARQKGKDLSKEMVDRIVDQLAINHIKTVNLGGNEPLFTNGLNPQKTMLPYIINELVSHGMIVGLTTSGITLTYLYKHYKKAFEQLNDVDVSLDSPIPTEHNFNRGAKLFDTAIEAIKICQDAGKPHSFIMAGMKWNFTIDRLEMLVDLAKKYDADVRINPIKPVEPKHRNIALPPEMYYAGFSYLMSVCKPIDLGEPPLAALTDYQGANRCPCGRTSFRIHSITPDGKIYVSPCVYLHDYKSTYDLLKHDLIEIINSPQFKVFRQRHANPQMIEDCKDCLFLEKCGGGCISRAYLENLHNTGKRSMLTKDPYCPLKIAPNDKFPKRPRIETSECLVHMDYLCTWIGKPK; from the coding sequence ATGTTAGAATACACAAATAACGCACCTGAAATAAGCTACAAAGAATATGATCCATTGGAACACTACAAAGGAAGTGTCGGCCCTACAAACGAATTCGGTGACGCAATCGAAACGCAACCAGACATAAAAAATGTAGGTTGGACTATCGGAAACGAATGTCCATATAGATGCAAACACTGTTATAGCATGTCTGCAAGACAAAAAGGAAAAGATTTGTCAAAAGAAATGGTCGATCGAATAGTAGATCAGCTTGCAATAAACCATATAAAAACCGTTAACTTGGGTGGCAACGAACCACTTTTTACAAACGGGTTAAATCCTCAAAAAACAATGCTGCCTTACATCATAAATGAATTAGTATCTCACGGTATGATTGTCGGACTGACTACTAGCGGAATTACCCTAACATACCTATACAAGCACTATAAAAAGGCATTCGAGCAGCTAAACGATGTTGATGTCTCACTTGATTCTCCCATACCCACAGAACATAATTTCAATAGGGGCGCAAAACTTTTTGATACTGCCATAGAAGCAATAAAAATATGTCAGGATGCTGGCAAGCCCCATTCTTTTATAATGGCCGGAATGAAATGGAACTTCACTATAGATAGGCTTGAAATGTTGGTGGATCTTGCCAAAAAATACGATGCAGATGTTAGAATAAATCCAATCAAACCCGTGGAACCAAAACACCGTAATATTGCATTGCCCCCAGAAATGTACTACGCCGGATTCTCCTACTTAATGAGTGTCTGCAAGCCCATTGATCTAGGCGAACCGCCACTGGCCGCATTGACTGACTATCAAGGTGCAAATCGCTGCCCGTGCGGTAGAACCTCATTTAGGATTCATTCAATAACACCAGATGGAAAGATTTACGTGAGTCCCTGTGTATATCTACATGATTACAAATCCACGTATGACTTGTTAAAACATGATCTTATTGAAATAATAAATTCACCACAATTTAAAGTTTTTAGGCAGCGACATGCGAATCCACAAATGATTGAAGATTGTAAAGATTGCCTCTTTTTGGAAAAATGTGGAGGCGGCTGTATTTCACGAGCTTATTTAGAAAATTTGCATAATACTGGCAAAAGAAGCATGCTTACCAAGGATCCCTATTGCCCATTGAAGATAGCACCAAACGACAAATTTCCTAAAAGGCCACGCATTGAAACAAGCGAATGCCTAGTTCATATGGACTACCTTTGCACATGGATAGGTAAACCAAAGTAG